One genomic window of Desulfurococcus mucosus DSM 2162 includes the following:
- the glmM gene encoding phosphoglucosamine mutase produces the protein MGRLFGTDGVRGVVNEELNPELVVRLGLAIGSFFDKGSRILVAMDSRAGGELIKNIVAGALMSTGVKVYDAGLAPTPALQYAVKSNGFDGGVMVTASHNPPEYNGIKVIGSHGIEVDRDEEEAIEELYWENRFRRVSWRELSHHVEKYPLVIEEYVKAVVSHVDRDLIKSRNYRLLVDPANSVGSLTTPLIARELGVKPIVVNGTLDPLFSGRLPEPTVENLAETSKLVREVGVALGVAHDADADRVIMIDEKGVVHWGDRTAALLARYLREKGLKGRVYTAVSSSVIVEEVLRPLNIDVVWLKVGSVDIAHTMRRNGDALCGFEENGGFMYPPHQYVRDGGMTTALFLEMLATYGVPASQLFESLPKYHTVKKKYKMSRESALAVVEKVKEAFRNERLITIDGVKVVSSDYWLLVRPSGTEPLLRVMIEAKTIERLDEVSQLVDSLISEVTGR, from the coding sequence TTGGGCAGGCTCTTTGGAACAGATGGTGTAAGAGGCGTAGTAAACGAGGAACTTAACCCCGAGCTAGTGGTGAGGCTGGGCCTAGCCATAGGCTCCTTCTTCGACAAGGGCTCCAGGATCCTTGTGGCAATGGATTCCAGGGCGGGCGGCGAGCTCATTAAGAACATTGTGGCAGGAGCATTGATGTCAACAGGCGTCAAGGTGTATGATGCAGGGCTCGCTCCGACGCCAGCCCTACAGTACGCTGTCAAATCCAACGGCTTCGACGGTGGCGTAATGGTGACGGCAAGCCATAACCCGCCAGAGTACAATGGGATAAAGGTGATCGGGTCCCACGGGATAGAAGTCGACAGGGATGAGGAGGAAGCCATCGAGGAGTTGTACTGGGAGAACAGGTTCAGGAGGGTTAGCTGGAGGGAGCTGTCTCACCATGTAGAAAAGTATCCCCTGGTAATCGAAGAATATGTGAAAGCCGTGGTAAGCCATGTTGACAGGGACTTGATCAAGAGCAGGAACTATAGGTTGCTGGTGGATCCAGCTAACAGCGTGGGCTCGCTGACCACGCCATTGATAGCGAGAGAGCTCGGCGTGAAACCCATTGTCGTTAATGGAACACTGGATCCCTTGTTCTCGGGGAGGCTGCCGGAGCCCACCGTGGAGAACCTTGCCGAGACATCTAAGCTTGTAAGGGAGGTAGGCGTTGCATTGGGTGTGGCTCACGACGCCGACGCGGATAGAGTCATAATGATCGATGAAAAAGGTGTCGTGCACTGGGGTGATCGCACGGCAGCCCTTCTGGCGAGATACCTTAGGGAGAAAGGGTTGAAAGGCAGGGTTTACACAGCTGTATCATCCAGTGTAATCGTGGAGGAAGTGCTGAGACCATTGAACATTGATGTGGTCTGGCTCAAGGTCGGCAGTGTTGACATAGCTCACACTATGAGAAGAAACGGAGACGCCCTATGCGGATTCGAGGAAAACGGCGGCTTCATGTATCCTCCACACCAATATGTTCGCGACGGTGGGATGACAACTGCGCTCTTCCTGGAAATGCTCGCCACCTACGGTGTACCGGCGTCGCAGTTATTCGAATCATTACCCAAGTATCATACCGTGAAGAAGAAGTATAAGATGAGCAGGGAGAGCGCTCTCGCAGTCGTCGAGAAGGTAAAGGAGGCATTCAGGAACGAGCGGTTGATAACCATAGACGGCGTTAAAGTGGTGTCTTCGGACTACTGGCTACTAGTCCGTCCAAGTGGAACCGAGCCGTTGCTTCGCGTAATGATAGAGGCTAAAACAATTGAACGCCTCGACGAGGTGTCCCAACTAGTGGATTCACTAATCAGTGAGGTGACTGGTAGGTGA
- a CDS encoding Trm112 family protein has product MRYWGLDVLVCVHCKHHPLELTVIESEEQSIDVEKVEAPVCKEYCGYLREKIDRNKAYPCRECLRKGIRTGVLYCPNCGRWYPIKNGVVYMLTDNRRNPERDREFLRMFKDRIPGRILEHGKPVNLHGVEEGGEKQGYLGHK; this is encoded by the coding sequence ATGAGGTACTGGGGCCTCGACGTCCTGGTTTGCGTGCACTGTAAACACCACCCGTTAGAGCTCACGGTCATAGAGTCCGAGGAGCAGAGCATAGACGTCGAGAAGGTTGAGGCCCCTGTGTGTAAGGAATACTGCGGGTACCTAAGGGAGAAGATAGACAGGAATAAGGCTTATCCTTGCCGTGAATGCCTCAGGAAAGGCATCAGGACAGGCGTACTATATTGCCCTAACTGTGGGAGATGGTACCCTATAAAGAACGGCGTGGTATACATGCTAACTGATAACAGGAGGAACCCTGAAAGAGACAGGGAGTTTCTAAGAATGTTCAAGGATAGAATACCTGGACGCATTCTGGAGCACGGGAAGCCCGTTAATCTTCATGGAGTTGAGGAAGGAGGGGAAAAACAAGGTTATCTCGGGCATAAATAA
- a CDS encoding amidohydrolase family protein, producing MREKVDILISDALIVTMNSERRIIDHGYIAVRDGRIIDVGVGDGTSKYTGEETINGRGRVVTPGLMCAHTHFYGLLLTGSPWFSKIEPPTDFQQNLQRIWWALDVELTYEDAYASALIGSILFAKSGVTNFFDNISSPNAIDGVLDYIEKGVNEVGIRGIVSFEATQRRSLEEGVRGLRENERFIVKNNRDPGRLVKGAIYLHASFTVTDELFKLAHETAGKYGALIAIHTAEGLVDVYHNIERYGLRPVERMKKLGFLGSNVHLVHAVNITEDELHIIKETGVHVAHNPLSNMLNAVGVARVPEMLRLGVNVGIGNDGYVFDQFENMRATYLIHKLWNRDPRVLTPLQVFEMSTVNVARMFHVEGELGSIEVGKKADLVVLRPEAPSTPVNSQTVMGHIVNSFSSRDVDTVIVDGRIIVRNRKLTRVDEEKAVEYVHRVVERLWDRLMEKGRYQLDYLCPR from the coding sequence TTGAGGGAGAAAGTCGACATACTAATATCCGACGCATTGATCGTTACAATGAATAGTGAGCGACGCATCATAGATCACGGATACATAGCTGTGCGAGATGGACGCATCATAGATGTAGGAGTAGGCGACGGAACCAGTAAGTACACTGGGGAAGAAACCATTAATGGACGTGGCAGAGTCGTAACACCGGGACTGATGTGTGCACACACCCACTTCTACGGGCTACTCCTAACCGGGAGCCCCTGGTTCTCGAAAATAGAGCCTCCAACAGACTTCCAGCAAAACCTTCAGAGGATATGGTGGGCCCTCGACGTAGAGTTAACCTATGAGGATGCATATGCCTCAGCCCTCATAGGCTCAATCCTGTTCGCGAAGTCAGGGGTAACCAACTTCTTCGACAATATAAGCAGCCCTAACGCGATAGACGGGGTCCTGGATTACATTGAGAAAGGAGTTAACGAGGTGGGGATAAGGGGGATAGTGTCCTTCGAAGCAACACAGAGGAGGAGTCTCGAGGAAGGTGTGAGGGGCCTCAGGGAGAATGAGAGGTTCATCGTGAAGAACAACAGGGATCCAGGCAGGTTAGTTAAGGGTGCAATATACCTCCACGCAAGCTTCACTGTTACAGACGAGCTCTTCAAGCTCGCTCATGAAACGGCTGGAAAGTACGGGGCACTCATAGCCATTCACACCGCGGAGGGATTAGTCGACGTCTACCACAACATAGAGAGATACGGATTGAGGCCCGTGGAGAGGATGAAGAAGCTTGGTTTCCTAGGGAGCAACGTGCACCTAGTACATGCCGTGAACATCACGGAGGACGAACTCCACATAATAAAGGAGACCGGGGTACACGTGGCCCATAACCCGTTGAGCAACATGTTGAACGCCGTCGGCGTAGCCAGGGTACCAGAAATGCTCAGGCTTGGAGTAAACGTGGGGATAGGGAACGACGGCTACGTCTTCGACCAGTTCGAGAATATGCGGGCAACATACTTGATCCACAAGCTCTGGAACAGGGATCCAAGGGTCCTCACCCCGCTACAGGTGTTCGAGATGTCAACAGTGAATGTTGCCAGAATGTTCCATGTCGAAGGGGAGCTCGGCAGCATTGAGGTAGGCAAGAAGGCAGACCTAGTTGTATTAAGGCCTGAGGCCCCGTCCACACCGGTCAACTCGCAGACCGTGATGGGCCACATAGTCAACTCGTTTAGTAGCAGGGATGTTGACACCGTCATAGTTGACGGCAGGATCATTGTGAGAAACAGGAAGCTAACCAGGGTTGACGAGGAAAAGGCTGTAGAGTACGTGCATAGGGTTGTTGAAAGACTATGGGATAGGCTCATGGAGAAGGGTAGATACCAGCTGGATTATTTATGCCCGAGATAA
- a CDS encoding plasma-membrane proton-efflux P-type ATPase, with amino-acid sequence MSLRRLLKMRGLTGLSSSEVEEKLRIYGFNTVPEKKESTLKIFVKKLQGLTAYTIEAAAVISFILGRYIDAAIMILLLLLNAFIGVLHEQRAGKAVEMLKSRLKIVVKALRDGEWRDIPSEYIVPGDVVKVRLGDIIPADGVVLEGHLLVDESTLTGESMPVEKNPGDPVYAGTAVARGEAIIRITATGPRTRYGRTVELVEAGKPRLLIEEITSSITRWLLAVDVFFVVLVVVRLLITQTPVVDALPFTLTLLIASIPIALPAMTTITLALGSVELARAGVIVRRLEAVEAASMMEVICLDKTGTITENKLVVKDIIPLREGFTEHDVILYAALASEPDGRDPIDKAILEKAGELGVDLGSVSVMEFKPFSPESKRSEALVSMGGRILKAVKGAPQVLVDVDTTLDRERFNEAVRTLGDRGMRPLAVGVEENGSLRVIGLIGIYDKPREDSQRFIEEIKSMGVKPVMVTGDNYYVAKSIARSVGIEGRVVSLKGVPREELADLLDSAGVFAEVVPEDKYEIVRLYQSKGKVVGMTGDGVNDAPALKQADLGVAVSNATDIAKSVASVVLTKPGLGNIVDVIRLGRVVYRRIVVWAINKIVKTFQVVYFVSASTLLLGAPILTPTHMILMLFLYDFVTLSISTDRLRPSSKPEKWNVRRLVKVSVILGLVKIAELFLALYLGLHVLSLQLEQARTFVFYTLLTSGLFNILNFRETGWFWHSKPSKVMTIALTTDILAGTIIAWKGWIIQPIPPPVILIAFVYTVAVTLILTDAVKIAVFKLFKYS; translated from the coding sequence GTGTCATTACGAAGGCTGTTGAAAATGCGGGGACTCACAGGTCTCTCTTCCAGTGAAGTCGAGGAAAAGCTGAGAATATATGGGTTCAACACTGTACCAGAGAAGAAGGAAAGCACTCTAAAGATCTTCGTGAAGAAGCTTCAGGGCTTGACAGCATACACGATTGAGGCTGCTGCAGTGATATCGTTTATCCTTGGAAGATACATTGATGCAGCAATAATGATACTCCTACTGCTCCTCAACGCTTTCATCGGGGTACTCCACGAGCAACGCGCTGGAAAGGCTGTCGAAATGCTTAAGTCCAGGCTTAAAATAGTGGTGAAGGCCCTGCGTGACGGGGAATGGCGTGACATCCCCTCGGAGTACATAGTCCCAGGCGATGTAGTGAAGGTTAGACTCGGAGATATTATTCCTGCTGATGGAGTAGTCCTCGAGGGCCACCTACTAGTTGATGAATCAACCCTAACCGGTGAATCAATGCCGGTTGAGAAAAACCCCGGTGACCCCGTGTATGCTGGAACAGCTGTTGCCCGTGGTGAAGCCATCATAAGAATCACTGCGACAGGCCCTAGAACCAGGTATGGTAGGACAGTGGAGCTCGTTGAAGCCGGGAAACCAAGGCTGCTGATCGAGGAGATAACCAGTAGCATAACCAGATGGCTCCTAGCTGTAGACGTATTCTTCGTAGTCCTAGTAGTAGTAAGACTACTCATCACTCAAACACCAGTTGTGGATGCACTCCCCTTCACCCTCACCCTCCTCATAGCCTCCATACCTATAGCCCTTCCAGCCATGACGACTATAACCCTGGCTCTCGGCAGCGTTGAGTTGGCGAGAGCTGGAGTCATAGTTAGGAGGTTGGAAGCCGTTGAAGCCGCATCCATGATGGAGGTCATATGCCTTGATAAGACGGGCACTATAACCGAGAACAAACTGGTGGTTAAAGACATTATTCCCCTGAGGGAAGGGTTCACTGAGCACGACGTGATTCTTTACGCTGCACTGGCATCTGAGCCCGATGGAAGAGACCCCATAGACAAGGCCATCCTGGAAAAAGCCGGGGAGCTGGGCGTGGATCTTGGCAGTGTGAGCGTAATGGAGTTCAAGCCCTTCAGCCCGGAGAGCAAGAGGAGTGAAGCATTAGTGTCAATGGGTGGCAGGATCCTCAAGGCCGTTAAGGGTGCACCACAGGTTCTAGTGGATGTCGACACGACTCTGGATCGCGAGAGGTTCAACGAAGCCGTCAGAACCCTGGGCGACAGGGGTATGAGACCTCTAGCTGTGGGAGTTGAAGAGAACGGCTCACTCAGGGTCATCGGCTTAATAGGGATCTACGATAAGCCCAGAGAAGACTCCCAAAGGTTCATTGAAGAGATAAAAAGCATGGGTGTTAAACCAGTCATGGTGACAGGCGACAACTACTATGTAGCTAAAAGCATAGCACGCTCAGTGGGGATAGAGGGTAGAGTCGTATCTTTGAAAGGCGTGCCCCGAGAGGAGCTCGCAGACCTCCTGGACTCGGCGGGCGTTTTCGCCGAGGTAGTCCCAGAGGACAAATATGAGATCGTGCGACTTTACCAAAGCAAGGGTAAAGTAGTGGGAATGACGGGTGACGGCGTCAATGATGCACCCGCATTGAAACAGGCGGATCTGGGTGTAGCAGTCAGCAATGCAACCGACATCGCTAAATCCGTTGCATCAGTAGTGTTGACGAAGCCTGGACTCGGGAACATAGTTGACGTGATAAGATTGGGGAGAGTGGTTTACCGGAGGATCGTTGTATGGGCTATAAACAAGATCGTTAAAACATTCCAAGTAGTATACTTCGTGTCGGCATCCACGCTTCTCCTAGGTGCACCCATCCTGACGCCGACGCACATGATCCTCATGTTGTTCCTCTACGACTTCGTAACCCTCTCCATAAGCACGGATCGGCTGAGGCCAAGCAGTAAACCGGAGAAATGGAATGTAAGGAGACTGGTCAAGGTATCAGTGATACTTGGACTTGTAAAGATAGCTGAGCTATTCCTGGCTCTCTACCTAGGGCTACACGTGCTGTCATTGCAGCTAGAACAGGCGAGAACCTTTGTGTTCTACACCTTACTGACATCTGGTTTATTCAACATCTTGAACTTCCGTGAAACCGGGTGGTTCTGGCATAGTAAACCGAGTAAGGTGATGACTATTGCTTTAACCACTGACATCCTCGCCGGTACCATTATCGCATGGAAGGGGTGGATTATCCAGCCGATTCCACCACCAGTGATCCTCATTGCATTCGTGTACACGGTTGCCGTGACATTGATTTTAACGGATGCAGTGAAGATCGCGGTGTTCAAGCTGTTTAAGTACAGCTAG
- a CDS encoding DMT family transporter: MDASSMREGRGKAMGIASLVAATVLWGSSFPFIKLSVMDIEPLTYAATRSLVAILLLTPLLLAKATRGVIHTGSLYRGVIIGVAYLLGLYLQAAGTVYTTPSISAFITGLNSVHVHVYIALVKKSYSVMDGVALLLAVSGLYVLTSPSGGLTIGVLLVFLGSIAWAAQILLVSRFNSSSIMELLYGMFLPGALMYPLVSASTEGVSLRVLVYIAYLAAACTVGATFLQVWGQRYVSPLTAALIFLLEPVFALFFSLIMGLEEPEPYKLVGGGLIVASTYLASATELSHEEKRLADAG, translated from the coding sequence ATGGATGCCTCAAGTATGCGAGAAGGCAGAGGAAAGGCAATGGGCATAGCGTCCCTTGTGGCAGCCACGGTGCTCTGGGGTTCGTCATTCCCATTTATCAAGCTATCCGTGATGGATATAGAGCCCCTCACATATGCTGCGACAAGATCACTCGTGGCCATACTCCTATTGACACCTCTACTGTTGGCGAAGGCTACGAGAGGCGTTATCCACACCGGGAGCCTGTATAGAGGTGTGATCATTGGAGTAGCCTATCTCCTTGGACTATACCTCCAGGCGGCTGGCACAGTCTACACTACTCCATCCATCAGTGCATTTATAACCGGGTTGAACTCTGTGCATGTACATGTCTATATAGCACTCGTGAAGAAAAGCTATAGCGTAATGGATGGAGTCGCGCTTCTCCTCGCAGTATCCGGCTTATACGTGCTTACCTCGCCGAGCGGGGGGCTTACTATAGGCGTGCTACTGGTCTTCCTTGGCTCAATAGCGTGGGCTGCCCAAATACTCCTAGTATCACGTTTCAATTCGTCTAGCATCATGGAACTACTTTACGGCATGTTCCTTCCAGGTGCACTCATGTATCCACTCGTATCGGCTTCCACGGAGGGCGTGAGCCTCAGGGTGCTTGTCTACATAGCGTACCTGGCAGCAGCGTGCACTGTTGGCGCAACCTTTCTACAGGTGTGGGGGCAGAGATACGTGTCGCCTCTGACAGCGGCATTAATCTTCCTTCTCGAACCCGTCTTCGCCCTGTTCTTCTCGTTGATAATGGGGCTTGAAGAACCGGAACCCTATAAACTCGTTGGAGGGGGTCTAATAGTGGCCTCCACATATCTAGCCTCTGCTACAGAGCTTTCCCATGAGGAAAAGAGACTCGCCGACGCCGGTTAG
- the arcC gene encoding carbamate kinase: MTNHRVVASMKTDARPDTIVIALGGNAFQTKGDKGTAEEYWRNAYTAADLIVRLVEEKYGVVVTHGNGPQVGIIAEWMSLGLKNKNIPPMPLDVAGAMSQGWLGYMLQQALYNKLAEKKLLGSLVKGVVTVITQTLVDRNDPAFKDPTKYIGPWYEKDEAEKLSKELGWVFKPDPRGGYRRVVASPDPIGQVEIDAIKTLVEQGFIVIADGGGGIPVYRGDDGLLHGVEAVIDKDLGAERMASALEADVLLILTDVEKAYLNYGTPNAKPLDVLRVSEALKYYREGHFKPGSMGPKILAGVRFVQNGGKMAVIAHLKQAYDALKGNAGTRIIPD; this comes from the coding sequence ATGACCAATCATAGGGTGGTAGCCAGCATGAAAACCGATGCAAGACCCGACACCATCGTGATAGCGCTAGGCGGCAATGCATTCCAAACAAAGGGTGATAAAGGGACAGCAGAGGAATACTGGAGGAACGCGTACACGGCTGCAGACCTCATAGTTAGGCTGGTTGAAGAGAAGTATGGAGTAGTAGTGACGCATGGAAACGGCCCGCAGGTAGGCATAATAGCTGAGTGGATGAGCCTTGGATTAAAGAACAAGAACATACCGCCAATGCCCCTCGACGTGGCAGGCGCCATGAGCCAAGGCTGGCTCGGCTACATGCTACAGCAAGCCTTATACAATAAGCTCGCCGAGAAGAAACTACTCGGCTCACTGGTGAAAGGAGTCGTCACCGTTATCACGCAGACACTCGTCGACAGGAATGACCCAGCCTTCAAGGATCCCACGAAGTACATAGGACCATGGTACGAGAAAGATGAGGCTGAAAAGCTCTCAAAGGAGCTTGGATGGGTGTTCAAGCCTGATCCACGCGGAGGATATAGAAGGGTGGTTGCATCACCGGATCCAATAGGGCAGGTGGAGATAGACGCTATCAAGACCCTGGTTGAACAGGGATTCATAGTGATAGCCGACGGCGGTGGAGGAATCCCAGTGTACAGGGGGGACGACGGCTTACTCCACGGTGTTGAAGCTGTGATAGACAAGGATCTCGGTGCTGAAAGAATGGCGTCAGCGCTGGAGGCAGACGTCCTACTTATATTGACCGATGTAGAGAAAGCCTACCTCAACTACGGTACACCGAACGCGAAGCCTCTTGACGTGCTACGTGTAAGCGAAGCATTAAAGTACTATAGGGAAGGCCACTTCAAGCCTGGAAGCATGGGTCCCAAAATACTTGCAGGTGTGAGATTCGTGCAGAACGGCGGCAAGATGGCTGTGATAGCCCATCTAAAGCAGGCTTATGATGCGTTAAAGGGGAATGCCGGCACAAGGATAATACCTGATTAA
- the sufC gene encoding Fe-S cluster assembly ATPase SufC, whose amino-acid sequence MLEARGIVVEVDGRRVVNGVDVEVAAGRVVALMGPNGSGKTSLVYALMGHPAYRIVEGSVMIDGVDYTLKPAHERALAGVFLVFQNPVDLPGVTLEALIKSSLNKRLGKGDLSGNIPGLSERVRSEAKLIGLKEELLARDLNVGFSGGEKKRSEILQARILRPKYLILDEPDSGLDVDGVRIVADYVREVVDSGGGVLLITHNPTLLRYVNPDIIHVMHGGRIVVSGGVEIAERIASEGYNWLR is encoded by the coding sequence ATGCTCGAGGCACGTGGCATCGTGGTGGAGGTTGACGGCAGAAGGGTGGTCAACGGCGTTGACGTGGAAGTCGCCGCTGGTAGGGTTGTTGCTTTAATGGGTCCCAATGGTAGTGGGAAAACATCCCTCGTGTATGCCTTAATGGGGCACCCAGCCTACAGGATCGTGGAAGGAAGTGTAATGATAGATGGAGTAGACTACACTCTGAAACCGGCTCACGAGCGGGCTCTCGCAGGCGTATTCCTGGTTTTCCAGAACCCTGTCGATCTCCCCGGGGTCACGTTAGAGGCGTTGATAAAGAGCTCCCTGAACAAGAGACTAGGTAAAGGCGATCTCTCGGGGAACATACCTGGGTTAAGTGAGAGAGTGAGGAGCGAGGCGAAGCTGATAGGTTTAAAGGAAGAGCTTCTCGCCAGGGATCTAAACGTGGGCTTCAGTGGCGGTGAGAAGAAGAGGAGTGAGATACTCCAGGCCAGAATACTTAGACCCAAGTACCTGATCCTCGATGAACCGGATAGCGGGCTCGATGTAGACGGCGTCCGAATAGTGGCGGACTATGTGAGGGAGGTAGTTGACTCTGGGGGAGGAGTCCTCCTGATAACACATAATCCAACCCTACTCAGATACGTGAACCCCGATATCATTCATGTGATGCATGGTGGAAGAATAGTGGTGAGCGGTGGAGTCGAGATCGCTGAGAGAATAGCGAGCGAGGGCTACAACTGGCTGAGGTGA
- the sufB gene encoding Fe-S cluster assembly protein SufB — protein sequence MAVELSKSLEHGEMEPAEYRKEIELKGRISRDIVEEISRLKKEPEWMRLHRLRALEEFYRLPSPNWLPWIRSIDLDEVASYYVKPETTGASSFEELPDEIRRIYDALGLPEAYAKYLAGLSTVLDSENVYTVMKDLLKELGVVMVPMDEAVQKYPDMVKKYFGRVFPYTDHKFAALHHALWSGGVFVYVPKGVRVPYPVEAFFFIGSELEGQFEHTVVVADEGSEITFIEGCSAPRLKKFSFHDGMVELYAHKEARVNFVTVQNWSRNIVNFNNKRGIAEENAVIEWIEGSIGSKVTVTYPTTILKGRGARTASTVIGISNGDTVKDTGSKVIHAAPSTSSRIVSKSISGRGGVNVYRGLIQVNKGASNSKSYTQCDSLILDEKSSSSTYPIIHVMEEDADIGHEATTIRVTDDQLFYLASRGLSEKEALSLIVLGFVKDIFPRLPFEYVAMLSKVIQLEFRELGGVG from the coding sequence ATGGCCGTTGAGCTCTCAAAGAGTCTGGAGCACGGTGAGATGGAGCCAGCAGAGTACAGGAAGGAGATCGAGTTAAAGGGTAGGATATCGAGAGACATAGTTGAGGAGATATCCAGGCTGAAGAAGGAGCCCGAGTGGATGAGGCTCCACAGGCTTAGGGCATTGGAGGAGTTCTATAGATTGCCTTCACCTAACTGGCTTCCATGGATCAGGAGCATAGACCTAGATGAAGTAGCCTCCTACTATGTTAAGCCTGAAACCACGGGGGCCAGCAGCTTCGAGGAGCTGCCGGATGAGATCAGGAGGATCTATGATGCACTGGGATTGCCTGAGGCGTACGCCAAGTACTTGGCTGGGCTCTCAACGGTTCTAGACAGCGAGAACGTCTACACAGTGATGAAGGATCTACTAAAGGAGCTTGGAGTAGTAATGGTGCCGATGGATGAAGCCGTCCAGAAATACCCTGACATGGTTAAGAAGTATTTTGGCCGGGTATTCCCCTACACCGACCACAAGTTTGCAGCACTGCATCACGCTTTATGGAGTGGTGGAGTATTCGTATATGTACCCAAGGGGGTTAGAGTACCCTACCCTGTTGAAGCATTCTTCTTCATAGGAAGCGAGCTTGAAGGACAGTTCGAGCACACGGTTGTCGTGGCTGATGAGGGCAGCGAGATAACATTCATAGAGGGGTGTAGTGCCCCGAGACTGAAGAAATTCAGCTTCCACGACGGCATGGTGGAGCTCTATGCTCACAAGGAGGCTAGGGTGAACTTTGTAACCGTGCAGAACTGGAGCAGGAACATAGTGAACTTCAATAATAAGAGGGGTATCGCCGAGGAGAATGCTGTGATAGAGTGGATTGAGGGAAGCATCGGTAGCAAGGTGACGGTTACGTATCCAACAACTATTTTAAAGGGCCGTGGCGCAAGGACTGCAAGCACCGTGATCGGCATCAGCAATGGAGATACAGTGAAGGACACTGGTTCAAAGGTTATTCATGCAGCACCATCCACCAGTAGCAGGATAGTCTCGAAGAGCATCAGTGGCAGGGGAGGGGTAAACGTCTACAGGGGGCTGATACAGGTTAACAAGGGCGCAAGTAACTCGAAAAGCTACACGCAGTGCGACAGCCTCATACTAGATGAGAAGAGTTCAAGCAGTACGTACCCGATTATACATGTAATGGAGGAGGATGCAGATATAGGGCATGAAGCAACAACTATCAGGGTGACCGATGACCAGCTCTTCTACCTGGCGTCAAGGGGGTTGAGTGAAAAGGAGGCGCTTTCGCTTATAGTGTTAGGCTTCGTAAAGGACATATTCCCCCGGTTACCCTTTGAGTACGTGGCAATGCTATCTAAGGTGATACAGCTAGAGTTCAGGGAGCTGGGGGGAGTCGGGTGA
- a CDS encoding SufD family Fe-S cluster assembly protein: MQLQTGDSPTIKRYIDKSVIEELARRILAREASLNTILTIEGSMSETKIYDPASSTAVFESLPSPLKPPAVYRVKSLGGESEIAVTGFREDSLNIGYIELILDKAGITVLRIQESRGSRFTGLRIIVADGVSHEVVILYESLRDAVDLSEIKVEQGDSSRLTLTAFFKPGSLMHVVAESRSGKGSALSKTMIIDAASGSRVELEDSSRINTPGSSVESYIKARLGGGSIAALRGKGVVARGAVDSKVVYGIESLITDTESKVYMHPFLEINTNRVAEARHYARNYIITLDKVFYMGTRGLDPGEATMLLIRGFMTMGLSGKAREIIAERIASKGP, encoded by the coding sequence ATGCAGCTGCAGACAGGGGACTCGCCAACCATCAAGAGATACATTGATAAATCCGTCATCGAGGAGCTGGCTAGGAGGATCCTTGCTCGGGAAGCCTCCCTTAACACTATTTTGACCATAGAGGGCTCCATGTCTGAGACCAAGATATACGACCCTGCTTCGAGTACAGCAGTATTCGAGTCACTCCCCAGCCCACTGAAACCCCCCGCGGTATACAGGGTTAAATCGTTAGGCGGGGAGTCGGAGATAGCTGTAACCGGGTTCAGAGAGGACTCATTGAACATAGGCTACATCGAGTTGATCCTGGATAAGGCCGGCATCACCGTTCTAAGGATTCAGGAGAGCAGGGGATCCAGGTTCACCGGCTTAAGGATCATTGTTGCAGACGGCGTCAGCCACGAGGTGGTGATACTCTATGAATCCCTCAGGGATGCCGTCGACCTGAGCGAGATAAAGGTGGAGCAGGGGGATTCAAGCAGGTTGACGCTTACGGCTTTCTTCAAGCCGGGCTCACTAATGCATGTAGTCGCGGAATCTAGGTCTGGGAAGGGCTCAGCACTGAGTAAGACCATGATCATTGATGCTGCATCGGGGTCACGGGTAGAGCTTGAAGACTCATCCAGGATTAACACACCTGGAAGCAGTGTTGAATCATACATTAAGGCGCGTCTCGGAGGAGGCTCCATTGCAGCACTGCGTGGCAAGGGGGTGGTTGCAAGGGGTGCCGTCGATTCCAAAGTGGTCTACGGTATAGAATCCTTGATCACCGATACTGAGAGCAAGGTGTACATGCATCCCTTCTTAGAGATAAATACCAATAGGGTTGCTGAGGCCAGGCACTACGCTAGAAACTACATCATAACACTTGACAAGGTATTCTACATGGGTACCCGCGGCCTAGACCCTGGAGAAGCCACCATGCTGCTGATACGGGGCTTCATGACCATGGGCCTGAGTGGAAAAGCCAGGGAGATTATTGCTGAGAGAATAGCATCTAAGGGTCCATAG